From Carya illinoinensis cultivar Pawnee chromosome 5, C.illinoinensisPawnee_v1, whole genome shotgun sequence, one genomic window encodes:
- the LOC122309970 gene encoding RNA polymerase II C-terminal domain phosphatase-like 3 isoform X1 → MVVAGSNCFDWINCEGIEETLGEMGKEVEDVEEGEISDTASVEEITEEDFKKQESATATNTVSSKPKAGTGAWAIQKLCQYQVSCGYASSLYNLAWAQAVQNKPLNEIFVMEAEVDPAEKSKQSSALLNSNSKGIDEMVIDDDNGDDMDVKVVDVDKEEGELEEGEIDLDSEPVDKGAETDVVKDEAFMCNETVNVENSEIVSDRRVTSILEALESVTVMEAEKSFGEVCSRMHKTLESLKKVFSENHLPLKDALLQLSFTAIQAVNSVFCSMNNDQKEQNKDNWLRLISYVKNFNPPLFSSEQMKEIEVIKPFVDSVDLLLSSTDSVKHDEIIAIDGANNKDSDASAKSDAFELTSSNKLSSDSVAAGSLVHSNLNIRSEVLRPGISSFKSRGALLPLLDLHKDHDADSLPSPTREAPSCFPVHKVMTVGEGMANPLLPTAKVAHDTEDPKLHIYETDALKAFSTYQQKFGRNSFFTSDRLPSPTPSGECDDGDGDTGGEVSSFSSSSNLRNVNPPILGQPVTPSMNSSSMQGLITTKNATTTSSGSNIVSKALAKSRDPRLRLANYDVSALDLNQRPLSLVHNTPKVEPFGTISSRKQKTVEEPTLEGHALKRQRNGLENSGVVKDVKNVSVSGGWLDDTGTVGPQLMNRNHVVEKAEADPRKIAEVVSCSTSSCANANETISGNDNVLGTGTSTTASLPALLKDIAVNPTMLLNILKMGGQQRLAVDALQNSADPAKITTLPACSTSILGAAPFVNVAPSKASGLLQKPTGTLQVPSLVDPMCLQEETGKIRMKPRDPRRILHGNSLHKHPSSGHEHIKIIVPPTSSTQGSKDNLNAQKQEGEADAKSVHSQLVAPPDIARQFTKNLKNIADIISVSQASTTPIISQNMSSETVQVKSDKADVKVVASNSEDQRSSTSTALEVGAAIASRSENVWGDVEHLFEGYDDQQKAAIQRERARRIEEQKKMFAAHKLCLVLDLDHTLLNSAKFVEVDPVHDEILRKKEEQDREKPQRHLFRFPHMGMWTKLRPGIWTFLEKASKLFELHLYTMGNKLYATEMAKVLDPKGVLFAGRVISRGDDGDPIDGDERVPKSKDLEGVLGMESAVVIIDDSVRVWPHNKLNLIVVERYTYFPCSRRQFGLPGPSLLEIDHDERSEDGTLASSLGVIERIHQNFFSHHSLDEVDVRNILAAEQRKILAGCRIVFSRVFPVGEANPHLHPLWQTAEQFGAVCTNQIDEQVTHVVANSLGTDKVNWALSTGRFVVYPGWVEASALLYRRANERDFAIKPQTISSTSPVG, encoded by the exons ATGGTCGTTGCTGGATCGAATTGTTTTGACTGGATTAATTGTGAGGGGATTGAAGAAACCCTAGGTGAGATGGGGAAGGAGGTCGAAGATGTGGAAGAAGGTGAGATTTCTGACACAGCTTCGGTGGAGGAGATCACAGAGGAAGATTTCAAAAAGCAGGAGAGTGCTACTGCAACAAATACTGTCTCGTCGAAACCAAAAGCCGGGACTGGGGCTTGGGCGATACAGAAGCTGTGTCAGTACCAGGTTTCTTGCGGTTATGCTTCGAGCTTGTATAATCTAGCGTGGGCACAGGCCGTGCAGAATAAACCTCTGAATGAGATTTTCGTGATGGAGGCGGAGGTTGACCCCGCCGAGAAATCGAAACAATCCTCTGCTCTTTTAAATTCCAACTCAAAGGGAATTGATGAAATGGTGATTGACGATGACAATGGGGACGACATGGATGTGAAGGTTGTCGATGTGGATAAGGAGGAAGGGGAATTGGAGGAGGGTGAGATTGATTTGGATTCGGAGCCGGTAGATAAGGGGGCCGAGACTGACGTAGTTAAAGACGAAGCGTTTATGTGTAATGAGACTGTAAACGTTGAGAATTCAGAGATTGTTTCGGACAGGCGAGTGACTTCGATTTTGGAAGCTCTGGAGAGTGTGACAGTGATGGAGGCAGAGAA atcATTTGGAGAAGTTTGCTCCCGAATGCACAAAACTTTGGAGAgcttgaagaaagtgttttcTGAAAATCATCTTCCCCTCAAGGATGCTCTTCTTCAATTGTCGTTCACTGCGATTCAAGCAGTCAATTCT GTTTTCTGCTCCATGAACAATGATCAAAAGGAACAGAATAAAGACAATTGGTTGAG GTTAATTTCTTATGTCAAGAACTTTAATCCCCCTCTTTTTTCCTCTGAGCAGATGAAAGAG ATCGAGGTCATAAAGCCCTTTGTGGATTCTGTGGATCTATTGCTGAGTTCTACAGATAGTGTTAAACATGATGAAATAATAGCAATTGATGGGGCTAATAATAAGGATTCTGATGCTTCAGCCAAAAGTGATGCTTTTGAATTGACTTCTTCTAATAAGTTATCTTCAGATTCTGTGGCTGCTGGATCCTTGGTTCATAGTAACCTAAATATTCGATCTGAAGTTTTGAGACCAGGTATTTCTAGCTTTAAGAGTAGAGGAGCTTTACTCCCGTTGTTAGACCTTCACAAGGATCACGATGCAGACAGTCTCCCATCGCCCACACGAGAAGCGCCATCGTGCTTCCCTGTGCACAAAGTAATGACTGTTGGAGAAGGTATGGCTAACCCATTGTTGCCCACAGCTAAGGTGGCGCATGACACTGAAGATCCTAAATTGCATATTTATGAAACTGATGCTCTCAAAGCTTTTTCTACTTATCAACAAAAATTTGGGCGAAATTCCTTCTTTACAAGTGATAGACTTCCCAGCCCAACCCCTTCAGGAGAATGTGATGATGGGGATGGTGACACTGGTGGGGAGGTTTCCAGTTTTTCCAGTAGCAGTAATTTAAGAAATGTTAATCCACCCATTCTTGGACAACCTGTTACTCCCTCCATGAACAGTTCCAGCATGCAAGGACTGATCACTACTAAGAACGCTACAACTACATCCTCTGGCTCTAATATCGTATCGAAAGCTTTGGCAAAGAGCAGAGACCCAAGGCTTCGGTTAGCCAATTATGATGTGAGTGCTTTAGATCTTAACCAACGCCCCTTATCTTTGGTGCACAACACACCCAAAGTGGAGCCTTTTGGAACAATTAGCTCAAGAAAGCAAAAAACTGTTGAGGAGCCTACTTTGGAAGGTCATGCATTGAAAAGGCAAAGGAATGGCTTGGAAAATTCTGGAGTTGTTAAGGATGTGAAAAATGTGTCTGTTAGTGGTGGCTGGTTGGATGACACCGGTACAGTTGGACCTCAGTTAATGAACAGAAACCATGTTGTGGAGAAAGCAGAAGCTGATCCCAGAAAAATAGCTGAGGTTGTAAGTTGTTCAACCTCTAGTTGTGCCAATGCCAATGAAACAATTAGTGGAAATGACAACGTGTTGGGGACAGGTACCAGCACCACAGCTTCTTTGCCTGCTTTATTGAAAGATATTGCTGTGAATCCAACCATGCTGCTAAATATACTTAAGATGGGGGGACAACAGAGATTAGCAGTAGATGCCTTGCAAAACTCTGCTGATCCTGCAAAAATTACGACACTACCTGCATGCTCAACCTCAATACTGGGAGCAGCTCCCTTTGTGAATGTTGCTCCATCAAAGGCCTCAGGGCTTTTGCAGAAACCAACAGGAACACTACAGGTCCCTTCACTGGTAGATCCTATG TGCCTGCAGGAAGAGACAGGTAAAATTCGCATGAAACCCCGTGACCCTCGCCGTATCCTCCATGGCAATTCACTTCACAAGCATCCAAGCTCGGGACATGAGCATATCAAAATTATTGTGCCTCCTACATCAAGCACCCAGGGAAGTAAGGACAATCTGAATGCCCAAAAGCAAGAGGGTGAGGCAGATGCAAAGTCAGTGCATTCACAATTGGTTGCACCACCTGACATTGCTCGGCAGTTCACAAagaatctgaaaaatattgctGATATTATTTCTGTTTCTCAAGCATCAACAACTCCAATAATTTCTCAGAATATGTCTTCTGAAACAGTACAAGTTAAGTCAGACAAAGCAGATGTGAAAGTTGTAGCTTCAAATTCTGAGGACCAGCGGTCTTCGACAAGTACAGCACTTGAAGTAGGTGCAGCAATTGCTTCTCGATCAGAAAACGTGTGGGGGGATGTTGAGCATTTATTTGAAGGATATGATGACCAGCAAAAAGCTGCCATTCAGAGAGAGAGGGCAAGGAGGATAGAAGAACAGAAGAAAATGTTTGCTGCACACAAGCTCTGCCTTGTCTTAGATCTGGATCACACACTTCTCAATTCAGCAAAG TTTGTGGAAGTAGATCCTGTTCATGATGAgatattgagaaaaaaagagGAACAAGATCGTGAAAAACCGCAGAGGCACCTCTTCCGCTTTCCGCACATGGGAATGTGGACCAAACTACGACCTGGTATTTGGACTTTTTTGGAGAAG GCTAGCAAGCTTTTTGAGCTGCATCTGTACACCATGGGGAACAAGCTGTATGCTACGGAGATGGCAAAAGTGCTTGATCCAAAAGGGGTTCTGTTTGCTGGACGAGTTATCTCTAGGGGTGATGATGGGGATCCTATTGATGGTGACGAGAGGGTTCCAAAGAGTAAGGATCTGGAAGGGGTTCTGGGTATGGAATCAGCTGTTGTAATTATAGATGATTCTGTGAGGGTTTGGCCGCATAACAAACTGAACTTGATAGTTGTAGAAAG GTATACGTACTTTCCCTGTAGTAGACGCCAATTTGGGCTTCCAGGTCCTTCTCTGCTTGAGATTGACCATGATGAGAGATCAGAAGATGGAACTTTGGCATCCTCTTTGGGG GTTATTGAGAGAATACATCAAAACTTTTTCTCCCACCATTCCTTAGATGAAGTTGATGTAAGAAATATACTAGCTGCAGAACAGCGGAAGATTTTGGCTGGCTGTCGTATTGTATTTAGCAGGGTGTTTCCAGTTGGCGAAGCCAATCCTCACCTACATCCATTGTGGCAGACAGCTGAACAGTTTGGTGCTGTATGCACCAATCAAATAGATGAACAGGTTACACATGTAGTTGCCAATTCTCTTGGTACCGATAAG GTGAATTGGGCTCTTTCTACAGGAAGATTTGTTGTATATCCAGGCTG GGTCGAAGCATCAGCGTTGCTTTACCGGAGGGCAAATGAACGAGATTTTGCCATTAAACCACAAACAATCTCCTCCACATCCCCCGTTGGTTAA